A window of Tissierellales bacterium contains these coding sequences:
- the rlmH gene encoding 23S rRNA (pseudouridine(1915)-N(3))-methyltransferase RlmH gives MNISVISVGKIKEKYLVSGIGEYAKRLSKYCKLNLIEVSDEKCPENLSPADMDIVKSKEKERILKKIPQNTTIITLEIEGKQLTSEDFSKKIDDFGLRGQSNLTFLIGGSLGLDDELKNMSDFKLSFSKMTFPHQLMKMILL, from the coding sequence ATGAATATAAGCGTCATATCAGTAGGTAAGATAAAAGAAAAATACTTGGTTTCAGGCATAGGAGAATATGCCAAGAGACTTTCAAAATACTGCAAATTAAATCTCATAGAAGTATCAGATGAAAAATGCCCAGAGAATTTAAGTCCAGCAGATATGGATATTGTGAAATCAAAAGAAAAAGAGAGAATACTAAAGAAAATTCCCCAAAACACCACTATAATCACATTGGAAATAGAAGGTAAACAACTAACTAGCGAAGACTTTTCAAAGAAAATAGATGACTTCGGCCTAAGAGGACAGTCAAACCTCACATTTCTAATCGGTGGATCACTAGGTCTAGACGATGAACTCAAAAACATGAGCGACTTCAAACTTTCGTTTTCAAAGATGACATTTCCCCATCAGCTCATGAAGATGATACTGCTCGA